The proteins below are encoded in one region of Cytobacillus sp. IB215665:
- the pgsA gene encoding CDP-diacylglycerol--glycerol-3-phosphate 3-phosphatidyltransferase: MNIPNKITVSRILLIPVFLVIMLAPLSWGQLQIGGGEIPVTHFIGAIIFIIASTTDWIDGYYARKFNLVTNLGKFLDPLADKLLVSAALITLVQFELAPAWMVIVIISREFAVTGLRLVLAGGGEVVAANMLGKIKTWTQIVAVSALLLHNIPFEALSIPFADIALWIAVFFTIWSGWDYFAKNKHVFANSK; the protein is encoded by the coding sequence GTGAATATACCAAATAAGATTACCGTTTCACGTATTTTGTTAATTCCAGTGTTTTTGGTGATTATGCTTGCACCGCTATCCTGGGGACAATTACAAATAGGCGGAGGAGAGATACCTGTTACTCATTTCATTGGTGCTATCATTTTTATTATTGCTTCCACGACTGATTGGATTGACGGATATTATGCAAGGAAATTTAATCTCGTCACCAACTTAGGAAAATTTTTAGACCCTCTAGCTGATAAGCTATTAGTGTCAGCGGCGCTTATAACACTCGTTCAGTTTGAATTGGCACCTGCATGGATGGTCATAGTCATTATAAGTAGAGAATTTGCCGTAACAGGTTTACGACTTGTTCTAGCAGGTGGTGGTGAAGTTGTTGCTGCAAACATGCTTGGCAAGATTAAAACATGGACGCAAATTGTAGCCGTTTCTGCATTGCTATTACATAATATTCCTTTTGAAGCATTGTCGATTCCATTTGCTGATATAGCACTATGGATCGCAGTATTTTTCACAATTTGGTCTGGGTGGGACTATTTTGCGAAAAATAAACATGTATTTGCTAACTCAAAGTAA
- a CDS encoding competence/damage-inducible protein A, translated as MNAEIIAVGSELLLGQIANTNAQFLSKQLAELGINVYFHTVVGDNQDRLKRVVETAKQRSKLIIFTGGLGPTKDDLTKETMASMLKQQLVTHEQSLKRIEAYYEKVNRKMTDNNKKQAVILENATVLLNDHGMAPGMAITKDQVTYMLLPGPPKEMQPMFLKYGTEYLNNLLGVRERIISRVLRFFGIGESKLETEIEDLIDKQVNPTIAPLASDFEVKLRLTAKHSSVDIANELLNDTEQEILSRVGQYFYGYENTSLLEHAVAVLQEKKMTISSAESLTGGMFMSELIAVPGSSSVAKGGIVAYTNDMKETLLNVNRTTLVQEGAVSKKCAQQMAEHVRKSCNSDCGISFTGVAGPQSVEGKDVGTVFIGLSINDHPTEVYSLKLAGSRQMIRERAIKYGYYYLLKQLKK; from the coding sequence ATGAACGCTGAGATTATAGCAGTTGGATCAGAGTTATTATTAGGACAAATTGCGAATACAAATGCACAATTCCTATCGAAACAATTAGCAGAGCTAGGAATTAATGTTTATTTTCATACTGTAGTTGGTGATAATCAAGATCGGTTAAAAAGGGTCGTTGAAACAGCAAAGCAGCGATCAAAATTGATTATCTTCACTGGAGGGTTAGGCCCAACAAAAGACGATCTAACTAAGGAAACGATGGCATCTATGCTAAAGCAACAGCTAGTCACACATGAACAATCACTTAAAAGAATTGAAGCGTACTATGAAAAAGTAAATCGTAAAATGACAGACAATAACAAAAAGCAAGCTGTTATTCTAGAAAATGCAACGGTATTGCTTAATGACCATGGGATGGCACCGGGAATGGCTATAACGAAGGATCAAGTTACATATATGCTATTGCCAGGCCCTCCAAAGGAAATGCAACCAATGTTTTTGAAATACGGGACAGAATATCTCAATAACCTCTTAGGTGTTCGTGAGAGAATCATATCTCGCGTATTAAGATTCTTTGGAATTGGTGAGTCAAAGTTGGAAACTGAGATTGAAGATTTGATTGATAAGCAAGTGAATCCAACGATTGCTCCGTTAGCATCTGACTTTGAAGTAAAACTTCGATTGACAGCTAAACATTCCTCAGTAGACATAGCTAATGAGCTTCTTAATGATACAGAACAAGAAATACTAAGTCGTGTTGGTCAATATTTTTATGGTTATGAAAACACCTCACTATTAGAACATGCGGTAGCTGTTTTACAAGAAAAAAAAATGACGATATCTAGCGCTGAAAGTTTAACTGGAGGCATGTTCATGAGTGAGTTAATAGCTGTTCCTGGTTCTTCATCTGTAGCTAAAGGTGGAATTGTAGCTTATACGAATGATATGAAGGAAACATTACTCAATGTTAACCGAACGACACTTGTACAGGAAGGTGCCGTCAGTAAAAAATGTGCACAACAAATGGCTGAGCATGTGAGGAAATCATGTAACTCTGACTGTGGAATTAGCTTTACTGGAGTTGCTGGACCACAAAGCGTGGAAGGTAAAGATGTAGGAACGGTCTTTATTGGGCTTTCGATCAATGATCATCCTACAGAAGTCTATTCATTGAAATTGGCTGGTTCTAGACAAATGATTAGAGAAAGAGCTATTAAATATGGATACTATTATTTACTCAAACAATTGAAAAAATAA
- the recA gene encoding recombinase RecA, whose protein sequence is MSDRQAALDMALKQIEKQFGKGSIMKLGEQSERQISTVPSGSLALDVALGAGGYPRGRIIEIYGPESSGKTTVALHAIAEVQEQGGQAAFIDAEHALDPIYAQKLGVNIEELLLSQPDTGEQALEIAEALVRSGAVDILVIDSVAALVPKAEIEGEMGDSHVGLQARLMSQALRKLSGAINKSKTIAIFINQIREKVGVMFGNPETTPGGRALKFYSSVRLEVRRAEQLKQGNDIVGNKTKLKVVKNKIAPPFKIAEVDIMYGEGISKEGEILDMGSELDIVQKSGSWYSFEGERLGQGRENAKQFLTENADISKQIHEQIREHYGLNNTTEPVGDDSQSELELKE, encoded by the coding sequence GTGAGTGATCGTCAAGCTGCATTAGATATGGCGTTAAAGCAAATAGAAAAACAATTTGGTAAAGGATCAATAATGAAGTTAGGTGAGCAGTCGGAACGTCAAATCTCTACCGTTCCTAGTGGTTCATTAGCATTGGATGTTGCACTTGGAGCAGGTGGTTATCCACGTGGTCGTATCATTGAAATATACGGACCTGAAAGCTCTGGTAAAACAACAGTTGCACTTCATGCGATTGCTGAAGTGCAAGAACAAGGCGGTCAAGCTGCATTTATCGATGCTGAGCATGCGTTAGACCCTATTTATGCACAAAAGCTAGGTGTTAACATAGAAGAACTATTGCTATCTCAACCTGATACAGGTGAACAGGCGTTAGAGATTGCTGAAGCACTTGTAAGAAGTGGTGCTGTTGATATTTTAGTCATCGATTCAGTTGCAGCGCTCGTTCCAAAGGCTGAAATTGAAGGGGAGATGGGAGACTCTCATGTTGGCTTACAAGCACGTCTTATGTCTCAAGCCTTACGTAAGCTCTCAGGAGCAATAAATAAATCTAAAACGATTGCTATTTTCATTAACCAAATTCGTGAGAAGGTTGGTGTTATGTTTGGGAATCCGGAAACTACACCTGGTGGTCGTGCGTTAAAGTTTTATTCTTCAGTACGTTTAGAGGTTCGTCGAGCTGAACAACTGAAGCAAGGAAATGATATCGTAGGTAATAAAACGAAATTAAAAGTAGTAAAGAATAAAATAGCACCTCCGTTTAAAATAGCCGAGGTTGATATTATGTACGGTGAAGGAATTTCCAAAGAGGGAGAAATTCTTGATATGGGCTCTGAGCTCGATATTGTCCAGAAGAGCGGATCTTGGTACTCGTTTGAAGGTGAACGTCTAGGGCAAGGGCGAGAAAACGCTAAACAATTCTTAACGGAGAATGCGGACATATCAAAACAAATACACGAACAAATTCGAGAACACTACGGCCTTAACAATACAACAGAGCCGGTGGGCGACGATTCTCAAAGTGAACTCGAATTAAAAGAGTAA